The Gossypium arboreum isolate Shixiya-1 chromosome 2, ASM2569848v2, whole genome shotgun sequence region AATTCCATCTAGGAGTCTTAATGGATGGTAGGAGAGAGTGAAAaggtggaaaaaaaaaaaagaattttgagTGTGTTTGGTTGGGAAGAATAGAGAggaaagaaaataagaaagatGATCATTTTCCATCCTAATGCATAAAAGTCAATCCTTCCAAATTTGAATGATgagagagaaaataagagaaaagtGAATGTCAATGCAAAATTATGTAATTTTCAAATGGTTTATTTTCTTTACAGTTTTCCATCTCTCTTACCAAGCACATCTATGGAAAGAAATATTGCATTTTCCATCCTTCTAGTTTTCCGCCCCTTCAATTTTCcatcttttcaattttctttccaTCGTACTAAGCAAAACTTAAGTGTCAAAATCCAAATTCTACAAGGAATCTCATTCAATTTTGCTAAGTCATTCTAATTACTATCTTTAATGTTCAAATTCGAATTCCTTCATTCATatacaaatttagaaattgaTCTTGAATTTTTAGATTATTACAAGTCAAGTTCAAAAATTCCTAAACCAAATGGAATTCTTCAATTGATTTGAATTACCATTCTTGATTCAATCCACATAAAGCATCTTGGAGCTTCCTTATCACTTCCACTTTCAATTTCAAACTTGATGGTTTTCTGTCTCCTTCACCCGCACCTTTCTTCTTCTTTCCAATTTCTTTTCTTCACCTAAGTTCGAGAAATCCAAAAAATCTGACATAGATTTCATGCAAATGCAACTCATTCTTCAATCTTTCTGAAAGACTCTTTGTTTTTAGTTTTCAAAaactagttttaggaaaaaaaaaaacaattcctCGTGTCTATTCAATGAACACTCATGTATTGGTTGTccatttttggttttatttagcATGACTCAAATGTGTCCAAGCATGTTTGAAGAGTGTTCATATCAAACACTTGCACAACACCAATATGAGGGGTATTCCTTGTGTCTGTGCTTCATGGATCTAGGTTAGGATTAAAAGTTTATTTGCACCCCGAGTCTAATAAGTTGTAAGATTGATTACATCCAACCTTCTTATTTTCTTTAAACCAATAAACTTCAAAAACTAGAGGATTTTATAATCCTACATTTTCAAGAGTTTTAACTTCTATCTTGTTTTCAGTGTTAATTCTATTGATTTATAGTTGTTTCATCCTTAAACCATATCACTCAACTACAAAAAGAGTGGAAAGAGATAGGTATTCCCACTTTGTTTCCTTGCGCAATTGATTATAAACCTTTGATTGCAACCGGGCAAAGGAAAAACAAGGTGGCTAAACAAATTAGTTTTATATGTACCTACGATGTTGTGGCATCTGTAATTACCCTTTTTACATTCTAAAACTTTCTAAGCAACCACTCTACAATAATATGCTATAAGATATAATTTCACCAAAAAACAAGTGCACTCTTGTATTGTGACATACCAAAACAAGATGTTTAGACCTTTGTTGCTTTGTAATCATAGTTATTTGAAATTATGGCACCCAAAATTCTCACCTCATAAATAATCATACGATAGTCTTTAACCATCAAGCTAAAACGATAATGTCTAATCACAATTAATGCTCGACATTACTCATTTAAAGATGCATAGTCCTACATGTTTGCGTGATATCAGTATGTGTTAGATTCATCTTTGTTAAAATATTTGAACTTTAACAAAACGCATTCCTCCGGTTGAGAATAGATAAACTCTAGTTGAAGAGTATTCCATAACAAACAGAAGCAACTTTGTTAATTAGATGTTAGGCTCTCTAACTAAAAAACTAAACAAAAAGGAACTACTATCAAGCCATATACTTGTACTCAATGGCTTCTCATTTAGGTACTAAAAGCTCTCCTTTGTAAGACAACAAATAAATAGGAACCAAAAGCAAACATTTCATATAAGCAACAAACAAGATTGTAAAATGTGAAGCAAAAAAAAAGTGATCTTTCCATAAATTGCTTTCAAAGGATGCCTCAATGCATAGAAAAGTTAAAATACCTGCTTGTCCAAGTATGAACGGTAAACTTGATTTTCCTTGCCGCCAAATTTTCAAGCTGAAGGTGCTAAGGGCTAGCAAAGCACCTCCAAAGAGCAAGGTAGTAGTATTTCTTGAAAATATAAAACCAATAAGCCCCCCGCTTAGAACAAGACCACCTATAATCAAGTAAGACAAGTTTTTAGAAGTTTGTTAATCCATTGAAGAACAAAATCTAAATGAGAAAGCAAATACATTAAAAAGATTAAGCATaggaaaaaataaacaaaagttaCAAATCACTTTGAGAAACAATTAACCTTAGGATTACCAAGTctagataaattgatagtgtaaCAAGCACAAAAAAATAGAAAAGCCATTAAATGATATAAAAGACACTTTAAAATAACTATAACTGTAAGAAAGCatttcaaataaataaatgatcAACCTAGTAATTTTTCCAGCAATGGAAACCTCATACTGCACACTCACCATAAGGAATTCCAAAACAGAAATCATGGATTTTTGCTGCCCTTTTTTGTTGGATGATACCATGTTCCTCTTCTAAATCACTTGTATTTTCAGGAACATGCTCTTCTGCATTTGGGTATGTCTTAGGCATATCTTCTATAAATGCTTTTGATTTTCCAGCAACATAGCTTGGTGTAGTTTTAAGTTGATTGCCGGTAGTTTCAGCACCATGCCCATCAACACTTGTAACAACAAATGACTGGAAAATTGTAGTTAGTATCTTTTCCAACACAATAACTAATTTCTTTAATGTTCACAAAGAATATTAATACATCAAATCCAATTAGATTccacatttttatgattttatatttgatttaatatttgAGCAGGaatactttttatttaatttcctcAAGCATTTAAAAGTAATTGCTAATCTAATAGCAAAGCATGAAAACTTAAGGAAATTGAAATAAGTAAGCCCCAAATTGGTTGTTACTTTTCTACTTCATTTTTCCAATTTGTTCTTTTACTTCTAAAAGTTGCTAAAATATGGAAAATAAAGAGCAGAAAGCCAAAATTacatttaattaaactaaaaaataGAATAATATCTAATTCTGCAAATACATTTTTCATATAGATTTAGAACCTGAGAATACTTATTTGAACATAATTGTTCCATAAACTTTTTCACCATGAGAAATGTTAAATTTCACCACAGTTGTACAATCTGAATATTTGTTATGTATTATTTTCATGTTATTTGAGTAACTGGACTGTACAACTGAAGGATAAAACAACTATTATTCTAGCGGAGCATGCTGCTAGCAACACTTAAGCCATAAACTCAAGGAAAATGGCTTAAATTAAACTCCACGAATACTATCTCATACAGTCATACTCCACCAATGGATTTAGAGGTTTGTCACATACTCtttcaaaaaatggttttaaCATTGGGCGTGTATAGGAACGAATTCTTTGTATATAAGAATAACCCAAATAGCCTTACTCTTTGTTTAGTTTAATAACTCCACTGAAGGTATATATGAGTATTAACACAAATAGTCAGTCTTCGTAtatcataaaaatcaaaatttgtagACTTTAGTTCCTTAAAGGCGACTTTAAAAGAAAAAGTTCAGCAGTAAAAGGAACAAAA contains the following coding sequences:
- the LOC108467022 gene encoding protein FATTY ACID EXPORT 1, chloroplastic isoform X3, with translation MATAAAATKTISQISCFSSINRRFQLYHRSTFCPVTRSKSFVVTSVDGHGAETTGNQLKTTPSYVAGKSKAFIEDMPKTYPNAEEHVPENTSDLEEEHGIIQQKRAAKIHDFCFGIPYGGLVLSGGLIGFIFSRNTTTLLFGGALLALSTFSLKIWRQGKSSLPFILGQAGEEKKLERRRKVRVKETENHQV
- the LOC108467022 gene encoding protein FATTY ACID EXPORT 1, chloroplastic isoform X2; translation: MATAAAATKTISQISCFSSINRRFQLYHRSTFCPVTRSKSFVVTSVDGHGAETTGNQLKTTPSYVAGKSKAFIEDMPKTYPNAEEHVPENTSDLEEEHGIIQQKRAAKIHDFCFGIPYGGLVLSGGLIGFIFSRNTTTLLFGGALLALSTFSLKIWRQGKSSLPFILGQADFLDFSNLGEEKKLERRRKVRVKETENHQV
- the LOC108467022 gene encoding protein FATTY ACID EXPORT 1, chloroplastic isoform X4 yields the protein MATAAAATKTISQISCFSSINRRFQLYHRSTFCPVTRSKSFVVTSVDGHGAETTGNQLKTTPSYVAGKSKAFIEDMPKTYPNAEEHVPENTSDLEEEHGIIQQKRAAKIHDFCFGIPYGGLVLSGGLIGFIFSRNTTTLLFGGALLALSTFSLKIWRQGKSSLPFILGQADLQLVMSKMRAWRAKPP
- the LOC108467022 gene encoding protein FATTY ACID EXPORT 1, chloroplastic isoform X1 yields the protein MATAAAATKTISQISCFSSINRRFQLYHRSTFCPVTRSKSFVVTSVDGHGAETTGNQLKTTPSYVAGKSKAFIEDMPKTYPNAEEHVPENTSDLEEEHGIIQQKRAAKIHDFCFGIPYGGLVLSGGLIGFIFSRNTTTLLFGGALLALSTFSLKIWRQGKSSLPFILGQAALAAVLFWMNFQTYSSTKKLFPDAFYAAISAAMFFFYSYVVISGGNPPPKKMKLSAAH